The proteins below come from a single Corylus avellana chromosome ca3, CavTom2PMs-1.0 genomic window:
- the LOC132174322 gene encoding E4 SUMO-protein ligase PIAL2-like, which produces MGGASYSSVVNSLRISSLTQRLAVLLRRGNRADDSELYYVLLFLARDIDYAVANDEVPPVAQDLPLLFKQACTIRNDPLLEAATMVLMVSVKNACKIGWFLEKETEELFTLSNEIRRSFSSPGDINTKPSNSLSAISIIMERFYPRMKMGNILASLEVKPGYGAYVIDIHILKNMPHSPKEKIWLFVAQTDNIETSACIISPPKVNFLLNGNPVDRRTNVLMETGPQFPTNVTPILKYGTNLLQAVGQFNGHYVIVVAFMSVISSSETPVLHDYVLPVVAAVDSDPDIVEGPSRISLHCPISYTRIKTPVKGHSCKHLQCFDFSNYLDINSRRPSWRCPHCNQYVCYLDICLDQNMAKVLREVGENVDEVIISADGSWKAIMGSDDHVDQAHDENAYCQKEKIEGLESSRVSTSLPNVLDLTEDNDENPSQGFGDWDSPPTYDEEPEEDDSWEEERPTEEHEKDGVFPMFGGLYPKEDGQLVEEGPTDVITNYVEDGIADYEEVEEDLLGALPNFSDEELGYVDFLGVDDILSDSHNNDCDEFYTDDDNYMFMRETMANPFLSTFMARGREKYGKFEELPSGVWALCSNHQDISKRKNVTLILGCCHVLILRNGEWNELTGHPKDRGKDSPNSRITELEYRVGISGGEAPPDDGAIGSAGVESRRLVQHGGGGDSVGRRRA; this is translated from the exons ATGGGCGGCGCAAGTTACTCGTCAGTTGTGAATTCGTTACGAATCTCCTCCTTGACCCAGCGATTGGCCGTGCTCCTCCGCCGCGGCAACCGTGCCGACGACTCGGAGCTCTACTACGTCTTGTTGTTCCTCGccag GGATATTGATTATGCAGTTGCAAATGATGAGGTCCCACCCGTAGCTCAAGATTTGCCTCTTTTGTTCAAGCAG GCATGCACGATTAGAAATGATCCCCTATTAGAGGCGGCTACCATGGTGCTTATGGTCTCTGTGAAG AATGCTTGTAAGATTGGGTGGTTCTTAGAAAAGGAGACTGAAGAACTTTTCACACTCTCTAATGAG ATACGGAGAAGCTTCTCCAGTCCGGGTGATATTAACACCAAACCCAGTAATTCTCTTTCTGCTATTAGTATAATTATGGAGAG GTTCTACCCACGAATGAAGATGGGCAATATACTTGCTTCTCTTGAAGTCAAG CCTGGATATGGGGCATACGTGATTGATATCCATATTTTAAAGAATATGCCACATTCGcccaaagaaaaaatt TGGTTATTTGTAGCACAAACAGATAACATAGAGACATCTGCATGCATTATAAGTCCTCCCAAAGTGAA CTTTCTTCTGAATGGAAATCCCGTAGACAGAAGGACCAATGTTCTAATG GAAACTGGACCACAGTTTCCAACAAATGTGACTCCAATTCTTAAATATGGAACAAATCTTCTTCAAGCTGTAGGCCAGTTTAATG GTCATTATGTTATTGTTGTTGCCTTCATGAGTGTGATTTCATCATCTGAAACTCCGGTGCTACATGATTATGTTCTGCCTGTTGTAGCTGCAGTTGATTCAG ATCCTGACATAGTTGAGGGACCATCGCGAATATCACTTCATTGCCCAATAAG CTATACGCGAATCAAGACTCCTGTCAAAGGACATTCGTGCAAACATCTTCAG TGCTTTGACTTCAGTAACTATCTTGATATAAATTCAAGAAGACCATCCTGGCGCTGCCCACATTGTAATCAGTATGTCTGCTACTTGGACATTTGTCTTGATCAGAATATGGCGAAG GTCCTAAGAGAGGTGGGAGAGAATGTTGATGAAGTGATTATCTCTGCAGATGGATCATGGAAGGCTATAATGGGAAGTGATGACCATGTAGATCAGGCACATGATGAAAATGCCTATTGCcagaaagaaaagattgaagGGCTAGAATCTAGCCGAGTCTCAACTTCCCTTCCCAATGTTTTGGATCTTACTGAGGATAATGATGAGA atccttcgcaaGGATTTGGGGATTGGGACTcaccaccaacctatgatgaggagcccgaagaagatgactcatggGAAGAAGAAAGACCCACGGAGGAGCACGAAAAAGATGGGGTTTTTCCCATGTTTGGCGGTCTCTATCCAAAAGAAGATGGCCAATTGGTAGAGGAAGGTCCCACGGATGTCATCACCAATTATGTAGAGGATGGCATCGccgattatgaagaggttgaagAAGATCTTCTAGGTGCATTAcctaattttagtgatgaagaattaggttatgttgattttcttggtgtAGACGATATCTTATCCGATTCTCATAACAATGATTGTGATGAGTTTTATACGGATGATGACAATTATATGTTCATGAGGGAAACAATGGCTAACCCATTCTTGAGTACTTTCATGGCACGTGGAAGGGAGAAGTACGGCAAATTCGAAGaattgccaagtggtgtgtgggcCCTTTGCAGCAACCATCAAGATATTTCGAAGAGAAAGAACGTCACGCttattttggggtgttgccatgtcttgatcttgaggaacggAGAATGGAACGAGTTGACAGGGCACCCGAAAGACCGTGGAAAAGACAGtccgaattcgagg ATAACCGAGTTGGAGTACCGGGTTGGGATCAGCGGAGGAGAGGCTCCACCAGACGATGGAGCCATCGGATCCGCCGGTGTAGAGAGTCGGAGGCTGGTTCAGCACGGCGGTGGCGGTGACTCTGTGGGACGGAGGCGTGCCTGA